Part of the Nitrospirota bacterium genome is shown below.
GCTGTTGACAGACAGCCATCACGGCTCTGGCCAACTCCTCGGCGCCTTTTCCACCGTCCGCCCAGTGAGTCGACACCGCCGCACCCGCCGCCCCGGCCGCCAACGCCCGATTGCGGACCAGTTCCAGCTCGTCCTCTCGATCTTCCGGAAACGCGTTGACCGCCACTACGGCCGGAATGCCGAAGGCTTTGACGTTGGCGATATGTTGATCCAGGTTAGCCAGTCCCTTTGTCAAAGCTTCTCGGTTCGGGCCTGTCAGGCCGACCGGCAGCGGGGCGCCAAGTTTGACCACGCCCCCTCCGCCATGGAGCTTGAGCGCGCGAAGGGTGGCGACCACAACCGCCGCGTCGGGACGGAGACCTGATATCCGGCATTTGATGTTACAAAATTTTTCGGCTCCCAGTTCGCTGCCGAACCCGGCTTCCGTCACCACATAGTCAGCGCAGCGTAGCGCGATCGCATCGGCCAGGATCGAGCAGTTGCCATGTGCGATATTGCCGAATGGGCCCGCATGGATCAGCGCGGGCGTCCCTTCCAGGGTCTGCAGAAGGTTGGGCAGCAGCGCGTCTTTCAGGAGAACGGCCATGGCTCCAGCGCAGCGCAAATCTTCGGCCGTCACAGGCCGCCCCTCCTTTGCCACTCCCACCATAATCCGGCCGAGGCGGCGCCGTAAATCCTGACGTCCCGAAGCCAGCGCCAGCACGGCCATCACCTCTGACGCCTCGGTGATGACAAATTGCGCGTCCCGATCGCCCTTGACGCCCTGGCTTGCCACGGCGATCCTTCTCAGGGTTCGGTCGCTGACCCCCATCGCCCGCGGCCAGGTGATCTGTGTCGGGTCAAGATTCAAGGTATTGCCGTGGTACACATGGTTGTCCAGAAACGCTGAAAGGAGGTTGTGGCTCGCAGTAACGGCGTGCGCATCTCCTGTTAGGTGCAGATTGACATCCTCCATAGGAATCACTTGCGCCCTGCCTCCGCCGGCTCCTCCCCCCTTGATTCCGAACACCGGGCCCAAGGACGGTTGTCGCAAGGTCACGATCGCCCGATGACCGAGCCGCCACAATCCCATCGAGAGCCCGATGGCGGTCGTTGTTTTTCCCTCTCCCATCGGCGTCGGGTTGATGGCCGTCACCAATACGTAGCGCGCTGGAGAACGATGGGCGAGCCGCTCAAGGACCGACAACTCGACTTTGGCTTTGAATTTCCCGTAAGGAATCAGCTCGTCTCTTGCAAGATCGATGTCCTGACCGACTTCCTCAATCAGACGAGGCTTCACCGACCGCGCGGTCTCCAAGTCACTCATGCCGACTCTCTTTCGAATGGTCCGGCCGGCAACGTCCGAAGTTGCCGGAGAGTTTGTTTCGGCGGCCCATGCTCACGTAAAAGGTAGACTACGACAAACGGGGAACGCAGTCCATGCCGGGGTGGGACCGCGCATCATGTCTTTGTCGGTTTGGTTGATGGGAAGAGGAAGGAGAGACTGAAAATGACGCAGAATCTATTCCAAAATATACCGCAGCGGATCGATCGCTTGCCCGTTCACCTTGACCATGTAATGCAGATGAGGCCCGGTCGCAAGTCCGCTGCTGCCAACCAACCCAACGACGTCTCCGCGTTTGACCCTTTGGCCTTCTCTCACCATCGGCTTGGCCAAGTGGCCATAGAGCGTCTCGATCCCATAGCCATGATCGATGCGGACTAGGTTTCCAAGTTTCGGGTCGAACCCGATCGCCGTGACCCTTCCTTGAGCTGGAGCCTGAACCGGCGCATTGGGCGCGGCACCGATATCCAATCCATCATGCCAGGCCGGCTTTTCCGTGAAAGGAGAAATTCTCGGTCCGAACCCGGAAGTCACCCATCCTTTCACCGGCCAGATAGAAGGGGTTGCCGCCCATCGAGATGAGCGCTGTTCCGCGGCCGCCGTCAATTCTTGCAAGGCCCGCTCTTGTCTGGTCGCTTCTTTT
Proteins encoded:
- a CDS encoding formate--tetrahydrofolate ligase, coding for MSDLETARSVKPRLIEEVGQDIDLARDELIPYGKFKAKVELSVLERLAHRSPARYVLVTAINPTPMGEGKTTTAIGLSMGLWRLGHRAIVTLRQPSLGPVFGIKGGGAGGGRAQVIPMEDVNLHLTGDAHAVTASHNLLSAFLDNHVYHGNTLNLDPTQITWPRAMGVSDRTLRRIAVASQGVKGDRDAQFVITEASEVMAVLALASGRQDLRRRLGRIMVGVAKEGRPVTAEDLRCAGAMAVLLKDALLPNLLQTLEGTPALIHAGPFGNIAHGNCSILADAIALRCADYVVTEAGFGSELGAEKFCNIKCRISGLRPDAAVVVATLRALKLHGGGGVVKLGAPLPVGLTGPNREALTKGLANLDQHIANVKAFGIPAVVAVNAFPEDREDELELVRNRALAAGAAGAAVSTHWADGGKGAEELARAVMAVCQQRSDFSLLYEDGWSIKRKIETIAVRMYGAAGVSYSEQAERQIERATQLGCGTFPVCMAKTPLSLSHDPTVKGRPSGFIVPIKEVRILAGAGFLTAICSGIQLMPGLPKRPAGERIDLDAETGEIVGLS